The Lolium rigidum isolate FL_2022 unplaced genomic scaffold, APGP_CSIRO_Lrig_0.1 contig_32528_1, whole genome shotgun sequence genome includes a region encoding these proteins:
- the LOC124681001 gene encoding zinc finger protein ZAT12-like, protein MKRLQLSFGDEPEVDGAVIAQEVMLLLAAAGGEPMHQHQRPRAFECKTCNRQFSSFQALGGHRASHKRPRGGDQSAPARTPPPPRRHGCAVCGVEFALGQALGGHMRRHRAAGADEEDDAARVPVIAERETGETRGLMLLGFDLNATPSDGTAQALDLWA, encoded by the coding sequence ATGAAGAGGCTGCAGCTGAGCTTTGGCGACGAGCCGGAGGTGGACGGCGCCGTTATCGCCCAGGAGGTGATGCTGTTGCTCGCCGCGGCGGGTGGCGAGCCCATGCACCAGCACCAGCGGCCGCGCGCGTTCGAGTGCAAGACGTGCAACCGCCAGTTCTCGTCGTTCCAGGCgctcggcggccaccgcgccagcCACAAGCGGCCGCGGGGCGGCGACCAGAGCGCGCCCGCacggacgccgccgccaccgaggaggcACGGGTGCGCGGTGTGCGGCGTGGAGTTCGCGCTCGGGCAGGCGCTGGGCGGGCACATGAGGCGCCACCGAGCCGCGGgcgccgacgaggaggatgacgccGCTCGCGTGCCGGTGATCGCCGAGCGGGAGACCGGCGAGACGAGGGGGCTGATGCTGCTGGGCTTTGACCTGAACGCTACACCCTCCGATGGGACGGCGCAAGCTCTGGACCTGTGGGCATGA
- the LOC124680982 gene encoding ras-related protein RABE1c-like produces the protein MAAPPARARADYDYLIKLLLIGDSGVGKSCLLLRFSDGSFTTSFITTIGIDFKIRTVELDGKRIKLQIWDTAGQERFRTITTAYYRGAMGILLVYDVTDESSFNNIRNWIKNIEQHASDNVNKILIGNKADMDESKRAVPTSKGQALADEYGIQFFETSAKTNLNVEQVFFSIARDIKQRLSEADSKPEGGGTIKINEGGADAEAAQKSACCGS, from the exons atggcggcgccgccggctagGGCTCGGGCCGACTACGACTACCTCATCAAGCTCCTCCTCATCGGCGACAGCG GTGTTGGGAAAAGTTGTCTGCTCTTACGGTTCTCAGATGGCTCCTTCACCACTAGCTTCATCACCACTATTGG TATCGACTTCAAGATAAGGACTGTGGAGTTGGATGGCAAGCGGATTAAGTTGCAGATCTGGGATACTGCTGGCCAGGAACGTTTCCGAACTATAACTACCG CCTACTACAGAGGAGCAATGGGCATTTTGCTTGTATATGATGTCACCGATGAGTCATCTTTCAATA ACATAAGAAATTGGATCAAGAACATTGAACAGCATGCCTCAGATAATGTAAACAAAATTTTGATAGGGAACAAAGCAGATATGGATGAAAGCAAAAGG GCTGTTCCCACTTCAAAGGGTCAAGCCCTTGCTGATGAATATGGGATCCAGTTTTTTGAAACG AGTGCGAAGACAAACCTGAATGTTGAACAGGTTTTCTTTTCTATAGCGAGGGATATCAAACAGAGACTCTCAGAGGCTGATTCAAAGCCTGAG GGGGGAGGGACTATCAAGATCAACGAGGGTGGAGCTGATGCAGAGGCGGCACAGAAGTCGGCATGCTGCGGATCTTGA